The segment TGGAACGCGTAGTCAAGCGCTCTCGTGAAAATGATCGCAGCAGTCATTCTTGCGGCAATACGGCCCCAGTCGATACCCTTCACAGTAACAACACCACGCTAGAAGGTTAGCATAGGTTGTTACGCTTCGTCCCATTCGAGCACTTCGCCGTCCGGAACGGGCGCTAGCTCTTCTGAAGTGGTGAACATCACTTCGACCTGTCCGACATCCAGCAGGACTTCGCGGGGACGTTTGGTCCGCACCCTGGTCCGCAGCCATTTGGCCCGCCGAGCGGTTGGCGTTCGGGGGTTTGTTCGGATTGGTTCGGGTTTGTCCTCGGGACTCGGAACTCGGAACTTGGGATTCCCTATGGAGGGTCGTTCTCCTGGGCGACCTCGGCTTTCGCATCTAACATACCGCCGGTTTTGCACAGTGCGCCCGAAATCGATGTAGGCGCATCCATTAGGTTGTGTCCGGACTCGTTGGGCAGTGATATCAATTCGGAGCGCGTGGCGAGCGCGCAAGCTAATGCATGCGGCTACTTCCCAATGGAGGACGTGCAACCCTCCAAGCGGGACACGGACAATCAGAGCAAGTAACGGCTTAGCTACGGCTCGCTGCCGATCTTCTTGATTCCTAGTGCCTCGTGGAACAGCACGGCAGCGACGACGATGCTGATGGCGGCGGCGAAGACGACCTCTCCAGCCCCGTCAAATTCCATCCATCGGTCTCTGTACAGCTCGCCGACTTTGGTCTCAAAGTATGCGTACGCCGGCAACACTCCAAGAGCCCGTGCGGCAAGAAACACAGCAGCGATCCTGAACCCGACGATCTTCGCAGTGGCGTTAACCGTGAAAATCGCAGATGCGATGTTGCTCGCGAAGATCCAAAGCACTCCAGCGACGAGCAACTGGCAGTTGAACTTGATCAGGAGAGCGTTCCGATAAACGTCCGGCTCTATATCGTGGAGCATCGCGGATAACTCGTGCATCGGGTACGTATCCAAAACGCCCAGCGAACGAAAGAGCATATAGATCGCGAGGGCTCGAATCATGGCGAACGTCAGGGCATAGAAGTTCACTTCTGAGTCCTGCCGAGGATGACCGACGGGAATATGATCAGGGCACCGCCGAGGAGAGCTGCTACGACGTAGAGAATGAACGTCGGATTGATAGCAAACCAGTGCCATTCCGCACCAGTTCTCGTAGCGATGTAGAAAATCGAGGCGGTAGCTTTACCGCCATAGAATACGAGGAACCACAGGCCAGCGCACATCACGATGGCGCGTGCCGCAAAAACGCTGTCCGGCGCGCCGTTGATTTCTACCTTTGCGGACGGCGGAACGAGGTAGACGGCCCCTATCCACAAGAGGACGCAGATCGTGAGCAACGCCACTGCGTAAACTGCTGCAGGCCACGTGGGAACGCGATAGTCGGGAGAATCGATCATGCTAATCATCCCTGTCAGTCTTCCTATGAAAGCTGCAAACAGCGCAACAGCAAGTAGACGGGCCATGATACGGCCCCAGTCGATACCCTTCATCAATCCAACACCTACGCTAACAGAGTAGCACAGGTATTACGCTTCGTCCCACTCAAGCAACTCGCCGTCAGGTACGGGTGCGAGCTCTGCCCCAGGGGTGAACATCACTTCGACCTGGCCGAAGTCGAGCAGGACTTCGCGCGGGCGCGGGCCGTCTCGTTTGCCGACGATGTTGCGCTCTTCCATCATGTCCAGCAGGCGCGAGGCGCGTTGGAAGCCGATCGAGAACTTGCGCTGCATCATCGAGGTCGATGCCTGCTTGCGGTCGACGACCCAGCGCACAGCCTCTTCCCAGAGCGGATCTTCGTCCTCCTGCTGGCGCATCCTGCCCTCCTTCTCTTCGATTGCGAACTTGACCGGGGTCAGAACGTACTGCGGTTTCTCCTGCGCCCGCCAATGGTCGCAGACCGCCCTCATCTCCTTTTCGCTGGTGTAGCAACCTTGGATTCGCTTCGGTTTGGCGGCGTCGATCGGCAGGAAGAGCATGTCGCCGCGACCGATGAGCTTTTCGGCGCCCGGTTGGTCGATGATCGTGCGCGAGTCGATCTGCGAAGCCATTGCGAAAGCGATGCGCGAGCTGACGTTCGCCTTGATCGTGCCGGTGATGACGTCGACGCTCGGCCGCTGCGTTGCGATGACGAGATGAATGCCGGTCGCGCGCGCGAGCTGCGCCAGCCGACAGATGCACGTCTCGACATCGGCGGCGGCCTGCATCATCAGGTCGGCCAGTTCGTCGATGATCACGACGATGTACGGCATCTTCTCGTCCTCGCCGACCGCGGAGTTCCAGCCTTCGATGTTCCTCACGCCGCGCTCGCTGAACGTGTCGTACCGTCGATCCATCTCTCGCCAGACCGCGCGCAAAGTGCCCGGCGCTTCCTTGGCGCTCGTCACGATCGGGCACATGAGGTGGGGAAGCCCTTCAAATACCGTTAGCTCGACCCGCTTCGGATCGATCATGACCAGCCGCAGCTCCTTCGGCGAGTGCTGGAGGATCAGCGACATGATGATGCCCATCAGACAGATCGACTTGCCGCTGTTCGTGGAGCCGCCGATCAGCAGATGCGGCATGCGCGCAAGGTCCGTATACACTTCCACGCCGGAAACGTCCTTTCCCAAGGCGAGTGTGAGCTTGGACTTTTGATCGTGGAACTCCAAGCTCTCTGCCATCTCCTTTAGGCTGACGATGCTTCGGTGTTTGGTCGGAACTTCGACGCCTATCGCGTTCTTGCCGGGGATCGGCGCCTCGACCCGAACATGGCTCGCAGCGAGGTTCATGGCGATGTTGTCGGCGAGCCCGGTGATCCGGTTCACGCGCACTCCGGGGCCTACCTGGATTTCAAACCTGGTGATCGTCGGCCCGGTCGCGACCTCTGAAACGGTGGCATCGATGCCGAACTGCTCGAGCGTGGCTTCGAGCGTTTCGATGTTCACCTGAATCTCCTTCGGGGACTTCTTGCCGGCAGGCTGTACGTCTTCAAGAAGCGATAGCGGAGGCAGCGTATAGCCAGCCTTCGGCCCTGCGGAACCCCCCGACATCTCGACGACAGCATGCTTCTTCGCCTTCTTCGGTTTCGGTATTGCGATGACGCTCTGTGTTTCCTCCTCAGATTCCGCAGCTTCGCGACTAACGATCTCAGCTCGTTTCTTGCGAGCCTTGCGCCCAGACATCGACTTCGGCACTGAATCCTTTCCGGCGCGACTGGCGATCCTGTTTTTGACGCTCGCAAAGATCGTGCGCAGCGGAGCGTCCAAACAGAGGACGAAACCGATCAAGAGCAGCGCGACGATGCCGATCGTGCTGCCGCCGGCGAGCAGGCGGTGCAAACCCCACGCAACGGTCGCGCCGATGTAACCTCCTGTGGCCTGCACCGTCTCTGGGTCGAAGAAGTCGTTTGATATCGGGCGGGCTATCGCACCGACACAACCCAGGAACATGAGCGACGCGCCCCAGGAAATTCGAGCGGTTCCAACGGACACTTTCCCAGCCAAGAACGCAACCCCGGCGATCGCGAGCGCAAGAGGAACCGCCCAGGCGCCCGTGCCAAAAAGCGTTCGGAAGAAGGTGGCGAGCGAGTCGCCCAGTAAGCCGCCGTTGCCAGCCCAAAGCGCGACGAAGACGATAGCTGAAATCGCGAGGAGACCGATGCCCGTCGCATCGTAGGTCCGATGTGGCGTATCGGCTTCTATTTTCCGTACGGCGGCGCTCTTTGAGGAGCGTGTTGAGGTCGTCGGCATCCTGCTGTCTTACGCACCCATCCTTGGGTCGCAGCCTATAGTATATCCGTTTCTACAGGTTTGCAGGGTCGAGTGTTGCAATATCGCTGGTTTCCAGGGTCTCGCGGGGCCTGCCTACCTGATTGAGGCGAGAAGGCCCAGGGAAGCCATACAAAGCCACAGCGCAGACCCGCCGTAGCTGATGAACGGCAGCCACAGACCCACTACCGGCATCAGCGCCAGATTCATGCCGAGGTTTACGAACGTGTGGAACACGAGGTAGCCCAGCACCCCCGAAGCGGCCAATCGCGTGAACAAGGTGGGCGCAAGAAAGGCGACTCGCCATGCGCTGTAGAAGAACAGGCCGAACACGGAAAGCGTGATGAGACAGCCGATTAAACCGCCCTCCTCTCCGATGACGGTCAGTATAAAGTCGGTCTGTTGTTCAGGGATGTAGCCACCGGCTTTTTGACCCCCGCGCAAGTACCCCTCGCCCGTGACCTTTCCGCCTGCAATTGCAATGAGCGCTCTGTGCTGTTGGTATCCGCTGACTTGCGGATCCGGTCGGATGAAGCCGATGACGCGCTCGCGTTGGTAATCCATCAGTACCCCCGGCGCGTTCCAAGTGACCAGCCCAAGCGTGATCGATCCGACGAAAAGCACGACGAAGTACTTCCATGGAACGCCTGCGACGATACTGATGATCAGCCAGATCGCGATTAGCGTCATCACGCCGCCCAGGTGCGGCTGTTTGAACACAAGCAGCATCGGTGGCAGCACGTGCAGGAACGACAGGGCGAAGACCCACAGTTTCTTCACGGATTCGAACCGGTTCGCGTAGAAGCTGGCAAGGGTCAGGGCTAAGAGGAGCTTGCTCAGTTCGCTCGGTTGGAACTGAATCGGTCCGATGCCCAGCCAACGCTGCGAACCACCGGAACTCGCTCCGATTACAAGGACCGCCATGAGCAGCAGCAGGTTCACGGCGTACAGAATCCACGACGCCTTATGCCACACGGCCGGGTTCACCCGCCAGAAGACGAAGAATGGGATCAACCCGATAGTTGCCAAAATCAGCTGTCGTGGGAAGAAGCCGCTTGAGCCAGCGTCATCGATGCTGAAAAGCGCAGTCAGACCGATAACGACTAGGATCGCCGCAGAGATAATGAGCCAGGGGTCTACCGCAGGTCTGAGGCCTGTGTCACCAGGTGCGAAAGGGCGTCTCGCTTCGACCGAGCGGCTCATGGCCCATCGTCTTGATCGATAGGCCTTGGCTCTCTCGCAACATCGAAATCGAACTCGCGCCTCACAATTCCATGCTTCGGTGCGACCCAGAACTTCATTTTGCGCACGGCCGGCTCCGCTGAATCGACGTCGGTGCTCAGTTCAATCGTGATGACGATCGTCTCATAATGCCCGCCGGCGAGATTGAGCGTTTCAGTCCCTGTCGTTACCGTCGCCGTCGCATCCCGCGTCTTTCCAGCAAATGTCGACTCCCCCTTCCAACTCCATGCGTCGCCCACCGTGAAAGGAAATCGAGCCAGCGGGATGGCCGGTTCATACGACTCATCTGGTGTTCCTGCGAATCGGAAGGACTTATCGTCGTACTGGTAGTACTCGATGTCAATCTCATACTCGTCGGTCAACTTAAGCACGAATTCGACTGTGCCCTTTCCGTGCCGCGCGGTCAGTGACGCAGGCATCACGATTCCCGCAATAATGATGTTGGCCTCGTCGTACGGCGCCTGCGCCAAATTGAGGTCGCTCACTTTCGCATATTTGGCGCCGCTGCCAGAAGCGATTGTCTTGACCGATTGGCTGCAACGGCTGATGACGATCACACTGAGCGACACCGCGACTGCACCTAAGATCAAAGAGCGATTCATAGATTTGCGACTCAAGACTTGCCGGGAAGATACTCTTCCAGAGTTAACTTCAACGTCGTGGTCATGGATCCAGTCTTGGACGTTTGCTTCATCTCCATGAGACCGATGCCCTTGCCGTAGACCGCTACCTGTTTCATCTCTGTGAGTATGCCGCCCACTTCTACGATGGTTCCCTCGAGCGTTACTTCCAGGACGTCTACGGACTTGCCGTCAAACCTCCTTGACCTGAGCCGCTTCACCTTTCCGATCAGACTCAAATCTGCGAACACGCCCAACACGCGGGTCTTCGCGCGAACGGACCATTTCTCACCGACGTCGGGGCTCTGCAAGATCGTGTAGGGCGCCGGAAGCTTCTCGTATTCGGAAAAGCTAACGACGTCGACGGAGCGTGCCGTCACGGAATAGTAGTTCTTTTCAGTCGTCGAAACGTCGAAAACCGTCACGATCGGAATTGCGATCACTCCGTCGAAGTCAACAGGTTCTTGAACTGTGCTCGTAAAGTGCATCTTGACATCTGACGATACTCCGAGGTATCGCCAAGTCGAGCCCAACTCTAGGGGGAAGTACTCGGACACGTCGAGCGCAGCGCTCGTTTGCGTCGCGAACAGAGCGATCGCTAGGATGCCGAACATTACTCTTCACGCTCCTTCTTCGGTGGTTTTCGGGTGCCGTCGTCGATCAGCTCTACGCGAAAATAGATCGGCGCACCTTGCTTGTTCACGCCCGTCAGCTCGAGCCGTACGATACTCACCCCTTTTGCGTAGTGGATCGTCAAGTTGCGCGCCTTAGGTTGCTGAGCCTCCCCAGCATCGACCTGAACGACCAACGTCGTGTAAGTGCCAGCCTCGACCGTTGTCGATTCGAATCTTGTTGCTCTGCAATCCAAGATTGTCGAAGACTCTATCTCCTCGCCCTCGAGCATAATCGTCATGTCGCTTTTCCATGTCGAACCCACACCGATTGCGCTCGGTAGCTGTAGCGCAGGAGCTTTCAGCGTACCGAGGTCCATTGAGACGTAATAAACTCCGTCAGTTCGCAGCTCGACGACCTCGTCTCCCAAGAGCTTCAGCGCGCCCTTTCTGCGTACTGCAAATCGCGGACTTCCATCGACCAAGCCGAGGTATGTAACGCGCTCCGAACCGGGCTCCGGCTCGTCCTCAGCGTGCGTCCAGACGTTGTACGTCTTCTCGGCATCGCTCAACAGACCCAGGTATGCGACGGCCTCGGTTATCAGACTGGGATCGATGTCTTTAGTGTCTGGGAGCGGTGCGTCGACTGTTACCGCGCCGCCTTTGTCCTGCCCGTCTGTGGCTGCTGACGCATCGTTTTTGTTGCAGGAAATTCCTGCCAGCGAAACTAGCACACACAGCACAAAGAGTTTGATTTTCAACTGATACCTCTAATTCTTTAACGAATGACTTTGCAGTCGGTACGTTGCTACGAAGTTTCCGCTCGGGAGCGCAATCTCCTGTCGCTGTCTGACGAACCCGATGCCAGGGACCCACCAGGTCATTCCTGTAGCACCGTACTGGATCCCTTCGTTCTCCCATGTCGTGAGCGACTCGATTGCAATGGCGGACAGACGACCGACGCCAGTATCGACCTCTTGCACGCCGACGACGCGGCTCTTCACTTGAAAATCGCCAGATCCGCCCGTTGGCCAGCGACCATTGCAATCCTGCTCGTACTCGTCGCCAATTATGATGGGGAGCTTTACAAGCAGCTGCGGCGGCACGAACAGCTCGCCTTCAGCTCCGGCTGTAAGCTGATACAGTCCGCTCGCATCGAGCTTCCAGTCAGATGTCTGTGACAGGGAGCCGGTCGATGCAACACCGATCGTCGCCAATGTCGCGCCGGAGTCCTGCCGAACATCCTGCACGATCAGTTCGGTTTCGATCCTCTGGTTTCCGACAGTTACGCTGTAGACCCACTGATTGCCCTTGGCTAGCGGCATGATCGGCAGGCTGTTCGCTTCTTCAATCGTGAGTACGGCAACTTTAGCGATCCGTTTGGACTCATAACCATCTTTCTTGCCACAGCCGGCCAGCGGCGCGGCGAAGACAAGGGTCAGTAGCGGAATCAGTGAGTATAGTTTCGTTTTCATTTGCGATTTCGAACGGCTTCGTTCAGCAAATTGACGGCGTTTTCGACCAGTTCCTTCGAGGGTACCCCCTCGATCAAAATCTTGCGCTCCCACAGGTCCGACGTGATCTCCGGCGCTGCGATGGCGATGGACTCGACTATGAACAGCAGTTGAAACCCCTTCGGCGGTCGATGCTTGGGTCTAAATAGATTCCAAAAGTTGTCGATCCGATCGGGCTTCTTGTTGTCGTGGCTGTACTTCCACAGCTGCATGCGGCCCTCGTCTGTCAGTTCAATCGCGATATTGCTGAGCCACGTATTTCTGCCTGCAGGATACGTCTTGAAACTTGCCGAGAGCACATGGCTTTCGTTGACCAAGACCTGAGTGTTGCGCAATACCTGGTACGGCTTGAGCTTGAGGAACTCTCGCCGGTCGCTTGAGATGCGGGATTCGAGTGAGAACCGAACGATTTCATGGTCCTCCGAATCCAGGTACTCATCGACCTCTTCCCTGTACTGGCCCTCCAAGTAGCTGTCCGTGGGATCGAATTTTAAGCGAATCCTCTCTTCGTAATCGCGGCAGAACTTCGGGCGATACGGCACCTTGATGACACCGGTCATCGTTCGCGTCTTTCCGCCAATCGGGATGTCCATCTGGATCGGCAGCTCGATGACGATCCCGTCCAGTATCGCGTCCATGTCGATGCTGCCGATCGGGATTCCATCTAGATCGACGTTCAAATTAGAAATCAGCCTGGCCTCCAAATCTTGGTCGCCAGAAAGCGCCTTTTCGATGTCGTCCGCCGTCCAAATGACCTCTCTCGTGGGCAGGTCTGATTCGTTGATTCCGTTGAGCCGCTCGATCAGGCCGCCGAGCGCTACCTCGTCGCCTTGCAGCGTCAGAAGCAGTTCCATAAGTGGTAGCCGGGGCGCGTTTGCCAAGGTCTCGGAGCTTGGGTCCGACCAATCGCCTTCCAGGTCTGAGCCTTCGATCTCCACCAACTTCGCGATCTGATTGGCCACGATTATCTTGTACCCGGCCTCGGGAGCGATGGCGATGATGTTGATCCGACCCGGCGTCACGCTCTTCAGCGTGTATCCGCGAAGCTTGTACGAAACGACCCCCTCGCACGCCCCCCAAATGGCTACGAGGCTAACGAGGACGATTAGCGAAACCTTGACGGCAGGGCGGATTTTCATCGGGCGGGAAACCTGCGACGACAGCACGTGGCGACTACAAGTGATGAACATTGTACCGCTGGCGTAGGTTCCCGGACGGAGTCGGGGTACGATTTGCGCGATGAAGGTTGCGGCGGCGGCGGCGAGCGTGCGCGAGCAGGTAGGAAAGGCAGTTGTTGGGCAGGAGCGGGCTGTCGATTACGTACTGATCGCCTTCCTAGCCGACGGCCATGTTCTCCTGGAGGGCGTGCCGGGGCTGGCAAAGACGCTTCTTGTCCGCACCCTCGCATATGTGCTGGGGCTCGAGTTCAAGAGAATTCAATTCACGCCGGACCTAATGCCGAGCGACGTGATCGGTACCAACGTGTTCGATCAAAAGCGAGTCGAGTTCAAGCTGCGAAAGGGGCCGATCTTCACCTCCGTGCTGCTGGCCGACGAGATCAACCGCACGCCGCCCAAGACGCAGGCCGCCCTGCTCGAAGCGATGGAAGAGCGAAGGGTGACGATCGACGGCGATACGATGGACCTTCCGTTTCCGTTCATCGTCTTCGCAACGCAGAATCCGATCGACTTCGAGGGTACGTACCCGCTGCCAGAGGCGCAACAGGATCGCTTCTTGCTCAAGGTGCTGCTCGACTATCCGCTGCCAGATCAAGAGCAGACGCTCTTGCGCAGATTCCATGCCGGATTTAGATCGCAGACCCTCGAAGACGTGGGGCTGGAGCAGGTGTTCGGCGTGGAAGAGCTGAAGGAGCTGCGGCGCGAATGCGACGCCGTGAGGATCGAGGACAAGATCTTCTCCTACATCTACGAGATCGTTAGCGCAACGCGGTCAAGCAACGATGTGTTAATCGGCGCCAGCCCGCGCGCAGGACTAGCGCTGGTCGCTGGCTCAAAAGCGCTTGCGGCGATGCGGAACCGCGATTTCGTCATACCGGACGACGTCAAGGAGCTGGCACTGCCGGTCATGCGACACCGCGTGCTGATTCGTCCGGAGGTAGAGCTGGAAGGAATGACCGTCGATCAGGTTCTGACTAAGCTCGTCGATGCCCAAGTCGTTCCGAGGTAATCGATGCGAGTTTTGATCCTGCGAAGGCAGGA is part of the Armatimonadota bacterium genome and harbors:
- a CDS encoding DNA translocase FtsK 4TM domain-containing protein, translated to MPTTSTRSSKSAAVRKIEADTPHRTYDATGIGLLAISAIVFVALWAGNGGLLGDSLATFFRTLFGTGAWAVPLALAIAGVAFLAGKVSVGTARISWGASLMFLGCVGAIARPISNDFFDPETVQATGGYIGATVAWGLHRLLAGGSTIGIVALLLIGFVLCLDAPLRTIFASVKNRIASRAGKDSVPKSMSGRKARKKRAEIVSREAAESEEETQSVIAIPKPKKAKKHAVVEMSGGSAGPKAGYTLPPLSLLEDVQPAGKKSPKEIQVNIETLEATLEQFGIDATVSEVATGPTITRFEIQVGPGVRVNRITGLADNIAMNLAASHVRVEAPIPGKNAIGVEVPTKHRSIVSLKEMAESLEFHDQKSKLTLALGKDVSGVEVYTDLARMPHLLIGGSTNSGKSICLMGIIMSLILQHSPKELRLVMIDPKRVELTVFEGLPHLMCPIVTSAKEAPGTLRAVWREMDRRYDTFSERGVRNIEGWNSAVGEDEKMPYIVVIIDELADLMMQAAADVETCICRLAQLARATGIHLVIATQRPSVDVITGTIKANVSSRIAFAMASQIDSRTIIDQPGAEKLIGRGDMLFLPIDAAKPKRIQGCYTSEKEMRAVCDHWRAQEKPQYVLTPVKFAIEEKEGRMRQQEDEDPLWEEAVRWVVDRKQASTSMMQRKFSIGFQRASRLLDMMEERNIVGKRDGPRPREVLLDFGQVEVMFTPGAELAPVPDGELLEWDEA
- a CDS encoding rod shape-determining protein RodA — protein: MSRSVEARRPFAPGDTGLRPAVDPWLIISAAILVVIGLTALFSIDDAGSSGFFPRQLILATIGLIPFFVFWRVNPAVWHKASWILYAVNLLLLMAVLVIGASSGGSQRWLGIGPIQFQPSELSKLLLALTLASFYANRFESVKKLWVFALSFLHVLPPMLLVFKQPHLGGVMTLIAIWLIISIVAGVPWKYFVVLFVGSITLGLVTWNAPGVLMDYQRERVIGFIRPDPQVSGYQQHRALIAIAGGKVTGEGYLRGGQKAGGYIPEQQTDFILTVIGEEGGLIGCLITLSVFGLFFYSAWRVAFLAPTLFTRLAASGVLGYLVFHTFVNLGMNLALMPVVGLWLPFISYGGSALWLCMASLGLLASIR
- a CDS encoding MoxR family ATPase, which translates into the protein MKVAAAAASVREQVGKAVVGQERAVDYVLIAFLADGHVLLEGVPGLAKTLLVRTLAYVLGLEFKRIQFTPDLMPSDVIGTNVFDQKRVEFKLRKGPIFTSVLLADEINRTPPKTQAALLEAMEERRVTIDGDTMDLPFPFIVFATQNPIDFEGTYPLPEAQQDRFLLKVLLDYPLPDQEQTLLRRFHAGFRSQTLEDVGLEQVFGVEELKELRRECDAVRIEDKIFSYIYEIVSATRSSNDVLIGASPRAGLALVAGSKALAAMRNRDFVIPDDVKELALPVMRHRVLIRPEVELEGMTVDQVLTKLVDAQVVPR